The sequence AGACCGATTTTCAACAGACGGCTTCCTAGAACACGCACCTTGTCCATCCCTATCCGGCTCAAATTCGTTGAACCAAAGCTCAAGAGGAGCAATCCGTGCAGACTGCTGTTGCCTGAGCTGGTGCTCCAGCAAGGCTTGATGCAATGCAAGGCTACCCCGCTCACCAAGCACCGGCTGCAGTCGTGTTTTAACCTTACCGACGACCGGTGCTTTGGCAAACTGGATAATACAACTGTCCGGGTATCGGTACACAGTCTGTCCGCTGCTGGCAATATTGCTACCCGGATAATAGATATCGGCAAGCCTGTTGGCCGATACACCCAGAAAATAGGCGAACCGCAAGGCCCACATTTGCAAAACTGTTCTGGTAATACCGTTTTCCTCCCAGCGTCGGCTCGATGTTGTAACCGGATTTTTCAAAAAGGTGTAACGGCCTGTTTTTTTAAGCCGCTTGCACAACTCTACATCCTCCATTAGTTGCTGAGATGGAAAACCACCGACGCTATAGAACAAACCTTGCTTAACAAACAGGCACTGGTCTCCTGTACCAATTCTTCTCAGTCGGGATCTCAAGTTCATAGCGCGCTCAATACAACGCAACAGCCAGTGCCGACCACTCAACTGCACGGCGCAAAATCCCCAGCCCCACGACTGAGAGTCCAATTGGCTGAGCTGCTGAAAAAAGCCCTCCGGCAGCAATGTATCAGCGTGAAGAAATAACAGCACGTCACCTGAAGCAACTTTGGCCCCGGCATTCATCTGACTGGCCCGTCCTCTTGGCGCAGTGATTAACATATCGGCCAATGATTCTGCAATGCTGACGGTTTCATCGCTACTGCCGCCGTCAACCACTATCAATTCAGTATTACCGGGGCATACCCGTTTAATTCTTTGCAGGCAGAACGCAATTTGGTCACCCTCGTTTAACACGGGAATAATCACACTAAAAGCGATCACTTCAGTCAACCCCGGACATTTACAGCAACGCTTGTCGGAAGCATTCAACTCTTGTCAAGAGCGCCACCACAGCTACTGCCCTGACCCGCTGTGCAACCGTAACAATGATCGCCCACAGTAATTGACTGACCACAGAAATCCGTATCAAGTAAATCCCGTAATTGGGGGCGGCTATCACTGGCAATCAGCGACGTAGACCTGGAAAGAACTGGCGCAAGCATCGGCAATGCAAGCATCTGATTAAAATCACAATCATAGAGATTCCCCTGCCAGTCAACACTCACTGTTGAGAGGCACATTAATGTATGGAGATTGTCCGTCGAATAGTTGGACTTTAATAAATCGAGGTAGTTTGAATACTCACCTTTTGCCAGAAGCACTGCACCAAAGCGACTGATAGGCATATTGGTGATGGTATACAAGTCATTAAACACAATGCCGAAATCCTCACCGAGGCGCTGTTTATACTCCTGCTCTAGCGTATCCTGCGGCGGCGGTAGAAAAGCCCCGTTGGGGTTATAAACCAGATTCAATGGCAGTTCAGAATTGACGCCGTAACCCGCTAGATTGAGTTTTTTCAATGCAGTGATACTGCTTTCAAATACGCCTTTCCCCCTCTGCTGGGATACGTTTTGTTCTGAATAACAAGGTAATGATGCAACAACCTGCACCTGATTAGCCGCTAAAAATCCGATCATGTCTTCGTAACCCGGCTCAAGCAGAATGGTGAGATTGCAGCGATCAATCACATCAACACCCAATATACGTGCCTGTTCCACCAAGTATTTGAAATCGGGGTTCATCTCCGGCGCACCGCCAGTCAGGTCAAGCGTTTTAATTGAGCTCCGCTGCAGCACGTCAATAACAACATCGATATTTTCCCTACTCATCAGCTCAGTGCGGTGGGGGCCGGCATTAACATGGCAATGGGTGCAGCTGAGATTGCAGAGGTAACCGAGATTAACCTGCAACACGTCGAACTGCTTTCTTCGCAGGCCGGGAAAATCGGTATTCATTAACAGCGGGCGAGTATCTTGCATGAGCTCCAGGCAGTATGACTGCAAACGGGTGGGTTAAGTTGAAAGTCATTCTACCGCTGAACGTGTAAAAATAAACATCAGCTCACCGCAGACAAGGATAAGACCACTTTTTTTGATAAAGTTTTACTGCCGCCTGAAAACAGGCTTTCCCGCTGTCATGCCCGACATATTACAGAGAGACATACATGGCCAAACCAACCTACCAGTCCATTGTTATCCTAGCAGGCGCAGGTGTATCAGCAGAATCCGGAATTCGAACCTTCAGAGCGGCTGACGGCCTTTGGGAAGAGCACCGCATAGAAGACGTTGCCTCACCAGCAGGTTTCCACCGCAACCCCGAGCGAGTTCATCAATTTTATAACGAGCGGCGCCACCAGCTGTTGCATGAGGGAATAGAGCCTAATGCTGCTCATCAGGCACTGGCCGAATTTGAACAGCGTTTTAAAGGAAATTTTGTACTGATCACCCAGAATATAGATAACCTGCATGAAAGGGCAGGCAGCCAGCGCCTGCTGCATATGCACGGCGAGTTACTGAAAATGCGCTGCACCCAGTCCGGTATCAGCTATCCCTGGAATACAAATTCCACATCTCAAAGTATTTGTCCGTGCTGTCAATCCCCGGGGCTGTTGAGGCCGGATGTTGTCTGGTTTGGTGAAATACCTTTTTTTATGGACGAGATTTACAAAG is a genomic window of Pseudomonadales bacterium containing:
- a CDS encoding TIGR04283 family arsenosugar biosynthesis glycosyltransferase is translated as MIAFSVIIPVLNEGDQIAFCLQRIKRVCPGNTELIVVDGGSSDETVSIAESLADMLITAPRGRASQMNAGAKVASGDVLLFLHADTLLPEGFFQQLSQLDSQSWGWGFCAVQLSGRHWLLRCIERAMNLRSRLRRIGTGDQCLFVKQGLFYSVGGFPSQQLMEDVELCKRLKKTGRYTFLKNPVTTSSRRWEENGITRTVLQMWALRFAYFLGVSANRLADIYYPGSNIASSGQTVYRYPDSCIIQFAKAPVVGKVKTRLQPVLGERGSLALHQALLEHQLRQQQSARIAPLELWFNEFEPDRDGQGACSRKPSVENRSDMYFHKLVLGSETRLGLQKGDSLGDRMRNCFFNRLAVCKNVILIGSDCPAINGEYIAQAIDALDAGSDAVLGPALDGGYVLIGLGKLSAEQIASVFAEVDWGTDSVMEKTRQNLRDAGLRWHELKTLQDIDRKEDLFELEPYFNLQDLLHSKVAVS
- the arsS gene encoding arsenosugar biosynthesis radical SAM protein ArsS (Some members of this family are selenoproteins.) encodes the protein MQDTRPLLMNTDFPGLRRKQFDVLQVNLGYLCNLSCTHCHVNAGPHRTELMSRENIDVVIDVLQRSSIKTLDLTGGAPEMNPDFKYLVEQARILGVDVIDRCNLTILLEPGYEDMIGFLAANQVQVVASLPCYSEQNVSQQRGKGVFESSITALKKLNLAGYGVNSELPLNLVYNPNGAFLPPPQDTLEQEYKQRLGEDFGIVFNDLYTITNMPISRFGAVLLAKGEYSNYLDLLKSNYSTDNLHTLMCLSTVSVDWQGNLYDCDFNQMLALPMLAPVLSRSTSLIASDSRPQLRDLLDTDFCGQSITVGDHCYGCTAGQGSSCGGALDKS
- the cobB gene encoding NAD-dependent protein deacylase; this translates as MAKPTYQSIVILAGAGVSAESGIRTFRAADGLWEEHRIEDVASPAGFHRNPERVHQFYNERRHQLLHEGIEPNAAHQALAEFEQRFKGNFVLITQNIDNLHERAGSQRLLHMHGELLKMRCTQSGISYPWNTNSTSQSICPCCQSPGLLRPDVVWFGEIPFFMDEIYKALDNCDLFVAIGTSGNVYPAAGFFEVARSAGAKTVELNLEPSVFGSRFCEQIYGPATEIVPRFLNNIPS